One Citrus sinensis cultivar Valencia sweet orange chromosome 5, DVS_A1.0, whole genome shotgun sequence genomic window, TCTCTATCAGAAAGACCCTTCTGCCTGAATTTAGATTTAAGAAGCTGAATTGAGTCATCAACTTCGGGTAAATTATCAGCCAGGGATTTGCTTGAAACCTTTCCATCCCTACGGCCGGTTGGTACTTCGTAAAATGGCCCTTTAACCTGTCAAAGATACCAAcgcagaattttttttttaataaaaataataatacaaaagcAAATAAGTGAAATCTCCCggtataataaattttaccaaagCCACAGCATCTCTGGCAGCCAAAGCCACAATATCCGCGCAAGAAACAACTCCAGGGCAAATACCTTCCAATTTTGCTTTGGCTTCTGCTATGATCTCAAAACCACCAACTCCTAAGTTTCCCGACgcttttctttctccttcttcACCGTTATCAATCAGTATTGATGCGTCACAGCCCTGAACAAGCAATATATCAGCAAAAATCCTTCGgaattgtgtgtgtgtgtttgtgcaCGTGccacagagaaaaaaaaaaaaaaaacctcgaCATAGCAGTCATGGAACTGAAGCCTTAGCAAAACTGCGGCACTTCCTGGGTCACGCTCAAAGGTTTTCTGAGTGACAGAACTGACAATGGATTCGGCATTTGGGCATGTTTTTGAGTAGAAGCCAACTTGGAGTTGCCCTTGTGATGAAACAGTTCTGGCAGCAAGAAGGTTATAGATAATAATGAGAGCAAAAACTAAGGCCTTTGGACTTTTAAAATTGAGCattttgaaaagatgaaaTAAGTGACATAAACAAGATAATGAGATATAAATTCTGATCTATAAATTGTATCTAAAGATTTCAGATTATATGATTCATCGATGAACCGATGGCCTCTTTATATAGTACTGCAGTTGTGCATGTGCAATGTGTCCGAAAACTGCATATTTTCTGTTCACTTCCATCATTAGTTTTTGTTTgtcttaaattttgttttttaatattggGATTATCATCACATCGtttgcaaatttttttccagggtaagaatgaaaatttagctcatttatttttaaagttcatGATTAGGTGATCAATTATGCAATCAAAGTAACCGAATAAAGCAAAACGAGATCATAATGTCAGACTTTCTCTAGTTAAATTCAAACCCCGATATAGCAATATTCTTTAACTTGGAGAATTTTTTTGACTAATTAGTACCCAAAAACTAAGAAagctagttttattttattttaaatgcagCTATATATTATCTTCCTTTCTGGTTTACACCGACTGGTTGAGATTGGAAAAGTCTTGAAGAAATCGTCATCTCCAGCAACTTTTTTCGCTTCAGCTTTGGCACATACTAACTATAGCAGTAGGAGTTATAGCTAGCAAGCTGGCTGGCCAAAGTTTCAAAGTAACGCCTACTTTGCTCTCTGCAGAATTAAGGCAGTTGGGCATCTTTCTCCAGAGAATTCACACTGCTCATTCAAATGTTTAGTACAACTTTATTATTGGTTAGGTTGTAGGAAGCTGGTAAATTTTGTCTGGGAGAGAATTTAGCCCAACTACATAGTGTGAAATAATGACTTTCACTTGCACGGATCGCTTGAATATACATAAAGACAGTTTTCAAGACCCTTATCTTACTCACTTTCAGGCTCTTTCTGCTCTCTTAGAATATTAGATCCACATTTCACATGAGTAAGATTATCTActgttttttcttattttttggtaCTATTACTGAGCTCTTACTCAATATTAGTGGAAGCTTTTGAATTAAACAGCTTCATTACCAGCTGGCGAAGACAACTGATGGGATATTGTTGCACTCCTatcaattaatgaatttagTTTCTACTAAGTTGAGGGTTGCAACTTCTTTTGTCGTCTTGCACTCCCATCAGTTAATCacttcctaattttttttcgataaaaagtattattcttttttttttttttggtacaaGGGATCATCTTCTCGACTAATTCAAATTCGAGTCGCGTAGGATCACTAGGGTGGTAAAATTCTCCCAACAAGTATTTAACACAACGACTAATCCATATTCGAGTCGGGTAGGACTACTAGAGCAGCAAAAATCTCtgaacaataatttaaagcagctgcattttcaagtttcaaaCTGAAGACTTTAGTTAAGTTAGAACAATCTTATGTCAACTAATCTACGCGCTTGttggtaaaaatattatttttttaattaccttggaataatataattaccaATACTAGGgctggcaaaatttgacacgacccgattacccgacacgaacacgacataaataaatgggtatgagtcgttaaatttaacacgattattaaatgggtcgggttcgggtcaacacgatttttttccgtgtcgggtttgggttaaaattcttaacccatttacccgatcaatgacccgattatattttctattttaaaataatttacatattcttataattaaaactcaattattagagatgattttcttttttttattctttaaaagggtgaatataaacacaatattttatttataaaattttacatacatttaaagtttcaatagtgtaaatgtgtaaaaattgatagacatgtatattttataatattgatatataatattatatatatatataattaaaacctcaatagtgtacatgtgtaatatattggtagatacatatattttataatatcgataaattatgtatgtatgtatgtatgtatgtatttatgtacatacgtatgtatgatagtgtgtaaatatttaatgtaacttttgttcaatatatagatattaaacaggttattgggtaacccgattatttttccgtgtcgggtttgggtctcaatattttgacacgattattaaatgggtcgggtttggatcgacctaaatttgacacgacacgaacacgacccgatgacccgttttgccagctctaacCAATACCACTAAGattcataaaattacaataatataataaaataggaCTCCCTCAAAAGTCGGTGGTTAATTTATTTGCAAGCACATGACTTATTTTCTTGAAGACTCAAAAAGTATATGTTCTCTTTCTTTCCTCCGGTACATCCTTAACGCTAATGTTTATGTAATGTTGAATTATCTGTAGAATTTTTCTAATTGTTAATATCAAAacttagttaatttttaataaataataacaacaaatacaattttaaatttcagagttCTGACAAGCACATTATTTGTAAAACCCCAAAGCAGGCCGAGGACATTGAGCCTAAGCACTCAATACAACAAGCCCAATAAGCCACCCTTTCTTCAGCCCCCCGGTCTTTACTTTTAGAACCCGTATtacaatgatttttcaaaatcatttatatCTTCGAAAATCATTAGctaacacaatttttttttttctttttcc contains:
- the LOC102615479 gene encoding peroxidase 13, translating into MLNFKSPKALVFALIIIYNLLAARTVSSQGQLQVGFYSKTCPNAESIVSSVTQKTFERDPGSAAVLLRLQFHDCYVEGCDASILIDNGEEGERKASGNLGVGGFEIIAEAKAKLEGICPGVVSCADIVALAARDAVALVKGPFYEVPTGRRDGKVSSKSLADNLPEVDDSIQLLKSKFRQKGLSDRDLVLLSGGGHTIGLTACFFMQVRLYNFTPGGGSDPAINPEFLKQLKSKCPFQGDPNTRIPLDPVTDFIFDDQIFLNIKNGFAVIASDARLYDDENTKQILESYVSSAVGNSSSSGPLPSFKADFAKAMVKMGNLGVKTGSEGEIRRVCAAVN